A region of the Phaseolus vulgaris cultivar G19833 chromosome 11, P. vulgaris v2.0, whole genome shotgun sequence genome:
GGGTGAACCGGTTTGTTGTGATGAGTCGTCGGACCTAGAGGGCCCGTTCTGCTTCATTTACTCCACATCTTCAAACGCCTTCCCTTTCCCAGCTTTGAGAGAGCCCTCCTTACTAAGATCAATGTGTTggagatggatgaagctcatctcaaCCTTGCATTGGGGTGCTTGATGTAGTCTTTAGCTAGTTTGCTTTAAAGGTTGCTATGTGTCTCAGATGATTCTGTATTTTAGACTTGTGTGtattcaaggttgccttttgctacatgacccATCCCagatgccaaatcaaggtagtaagatcaagctcatgatgtggttacatggttttggaaaagctttttaaagttttcttaaaaggtttgattcagtacaaaaataaatatgttttcttGAGAAACAATCGGTTTATTTCTGCTCTGTTAAAGGCTTTTCGaaattctgttaaggcaccaaaggtacagctcagtctgttatttcagttaagctgagttggcagttttgttaacatttaacctgttgttttcagaatcaatctgttgtttctTAAACTgctctgaaactgttttttgaaaagtggttagaaactgctctctataaaataaaatgccctTCTCACGTAAAGGGATGCTGTACAATCACGGTTTTGACAGAGATACAACATTTCGTGTGTGAAAAAGTttttgcaaaggtttttcaaaagagaaatacatgtgagcttgttcttgaagaaccttgtgctgGTTGAAGGTGTTGGTATtgtcttggagcaaatagaacaactggtttatgttcttgcaacacaatttcaggtgtaatctttcccatattcattcttgtaataggtataagtgttagtcactctagatagggtttcttagagtgcaaggtatgctggaatagtgtttttcagtcTTGGTTGTtgaagttcttgaagggttcaagaattGTTGTGTGTGCTGTAATTGATTGTgtctgtttttagtggattccaccttggagtaaggtgaactggacgtagctcttgatgagtgaaccagtataaaaattctcttgtgtttctcttctcatccctgcacctAATTCTAAGTTTTcacataatctgtcaagaaaggaatctgttcttttgaatctAAATCTATTAACTCTGGACCTGATTAAATCTGTCATTCTAGCTTGTTAATCAATCTTCTAAACATAAATCAAGCTGCTGTGTAAATCTGTAATATGGCAAAAAGGTGAAGTGTTTTCCTTGACTGAACTGTGACATGTGTTCATTACTCTAGATGCTTTGTGTTAAGTAAAATTGATTAATCCTGTGTTACAAACTGCAACTTTATAAGCTGTGAAAGTTAATCAATTTGGTTATGTTATTTCTGCTGGTTGATCTAAATCGTGTTGATCAAGTTCTGTTTGTGCTAAAGTcatttgtaaaaacaatctgtttcgTTTAAAATTAATCTGTTCTTTTCACCTCTGTTACACTGTAAATCAGTTTCTTTTGCGAAAATTTGATAAgatcaattcacccctcccctcttgaacttagacactgtttaactctaacaattggtatcaagaggtagggcttgtattttgctcaagtgtatgcatgatgtctgagtttaaaatgccttttgctgaagatGCGTCTATCAATAGagctcctatgtttggtggtgttaactatgctttctagaaaattaggatgaaaatttttatggagtctattgatatgggtatttgggatgcagtggtcagtggacctttcaTACCTATGCAAGTTGTCAAAGAAGAAACtgtgaagaagccttggtctgaatggagtgaaaccgagaggaagaaggctcaatatgactccttagccaagaacatcatcacctctgcactgaatatgtaTGAATTCTTTAGAGTGTCCCAATGCAGCTcagctaaagagatgtgggaagtACTAGAGGTAACCCATGAAGGGACAGATGATGTGAAACGAGCAAGGAAGCATTCACTCATTCAGGAATACgaactgttcagaatgcaatcagaagagagtattgcagatgtgcagaaacgatttacacatattgtaaatcacctcactggccttggtaaagtctttgacaaggaagaactcaacataaaggtgctgaaatgccttgatagaagctggcagcctaaggtaacaacaatctctGAATctagagatttatccaagatgtctaCTGCAGCACTCTTTGGAAAATGGATTGAACATGAGTTAGAActcaaaagattgaaagaacaagaaacagtggagaAAAGAGCCAAAGGACTTGCCTTAAagactaccatggaacatgatacaagtgaggaagagaagaattctgaacatgatgagaccttgagtctgctcaccagaaaattcagcaggtttCTGAAAAGAAAGAACCGAGacagaactcaacaaagaaaaaggtaTTCTAAATCCAATGACTCAAATTCTTCTagttatacttgctttggtgtggcaaaccaggtcatataaaggttgattgcccaaacaatcaaaacaaagaaaaatcagcaagcaagaagagtgaaagaggcaaaggaaaGAGAGCTTATATCTCTTGGGAAGAGAATAATGTATCCTCAACAAGTGACTCTTCAACtggaagtgaagaagcaaatttgtgcttcatggtgaatgatgaaggataagcatctgattcagtaagtgactattcaactgattctgaaaattatTATCAACTATTAATtgcctttaaggaaacacatgatgaagcaaatagatTGGCTGTCATATGTAACAAACTGAATAAAGTAAATAGGGTATTGGAACCTAAGGTTAaggctcttgaagaagaattacacaaagctaaaactgaattggttagccttgaattaacatgtttgcatgcatcaataaaaacctgtgataattgtaagaagctggaaaaacaggttgaatatttgttaaaaacactctcaaatttcactaaaggaagagaaaatcttgaaaccttattaggttcacaaaatgttgtttttaataaaaaaatggtctaggatataatcctggaatgaaaagtaatgtgaaaaagctgtccagtttttttgttccttccaaaacaggtttttcctcttttggTTGTTCAAATACAATGCATTCTGCaacttgtttttattgtatgaagtctGGACATATAgctagaacatgtaaagctagaaggtaccttgttcctaaagatttggccaaatggcttcctaa
Encoded here:
- the LOC137807904 gene encoding uncharacterized protein; protein product: MGIWDAVVSGPFIPMQVVKEETVKKPWSEWSETERKKAQYDSLAKNIITSALNMYEFFRVSQCSSAKEMWEVLEVTHEGTDDVKRARKHSLIQEYELFRMQSEESIADVQKRFTHIPKVTTISESRDLSKMSTAALFGKWIEHELELKRLKEQETVEKRAKGLALKTTMEHDTSEEEKNSEHDETLSHIKVDCPNNQNKEKSASKKSERGKGKRAYISWEENNVSSTSDSSTGSEEANLCFMETHDEANRLAVICNKLNKVNRVLEPKVKALEEELHKAKTELKNSRKNQWYLDSGCSKHMTGDVTQFTNLKLKAEGHITYGDNNRGRILGRGDVGTADSTTIENVLYVEGLKHSLLSIRKRVNNIYLLDIMKSCSENECLLSKSDESWLWHKRLAHSHTNHLNKLKSKELVSDNLGKFDPKSDEGIHIGYAINGHAYRVYNKRLLVVEESIHVVFDETDCSVHKSVMDEPGMDDLRTILQKNQSSELDATNPNTVKESIVNAGLPKEWKTPRDLTLDNVIGKIEKGVSTRNSLNNFCRTVTFVSQIEPKSLEEELQDNN